In Aureibacillus halotolerans, a single genomic region encodes these proteins:
- the sdhA gene encoding succinate dehydrogenase flavoprotein subunit, producing MSQGKIAVVGGGLAGLMAVIKIAEAGIPVDLFSIVPVKRSHSVCAQGGINGAVNTKGEGDSPYVHFDDTIYGGDFLANQKPVKAMCDAAPGIIHLMDRMGVMFNRTPEGLLDFRRFGGTQHHRTAYAGASTGQQLLYALDEQVRRYEVAGLVTKYEGWEFLSLIKDQDGRSRGLIVQELTSMEIKHFRADAVILATGGPGIIFGKSTNSMINTGSAAAAVYQQGAAYANGEFIQIHPTAIPGDDKLRLMSESARGEGGRVWTYKDGKPWYFLEEKYPAYGNLVPRDIATREIFDVCVSQKLGINGENMVYLDLSHKDSHELDVKLGAIIEIYEKFMGDDPRKVPMKIFPAVHYSMGGLWVDDDQMSNIPGLFAAGECDYSQHGANRLGANSLLSSIFGGMVAGPNAVSYVKGLDALAQDLPDSLFDEHVQQEKDQFEDILKMDGDENAYVLHKELGEWMTDNVTVVRHNDKLLKTDEKIQELIERYSRINVNDTSKWSNSGAMFIRQLKNMLHLARVITIGAYNRNESRGAHYKPEFPDRNDEEFLKTTKAMFNPVTQSPEFTYEEVDTSLIPPRKRDYSQSKKGAASS from the coding sequence ATGAGTCAAGGAAAAATTGCGGTTGTTGGCGGTGGGCTCGCTGGCTTAATGGCCGTTATTAAAATAGCAGAAGCAGGGATCCCTGTAGATCTTTTTTCAATCGTTCCGGTAAAGCGCTCGCATTCTGTATGTGCCCAAGGAGGCATTAACGGCGCGGTCAACACAAAAGGAGAAGGAGACTCTCCCTATGTGCATTTTGATGATACGATTTATGGTGGCGATTTCCTAGCCAACCAAAAGCCTGTCAAAGCAATGTGTGACGCAGCGCCAGGCATTATTCACCTTATGGACCGGATGGGTGTCATGTTCAACCGAACTCCAGAAGGCTTATTAGACTTTCGTCGCTTCGGCGGCACACAGCATCATCGAACGGCTTATGCGGGTGCTTCTACAGGACAGCAGCTTCTGTATGCATTGGACGAGCAGGTCCGTCGATATGAAGTCGCGGGCTTAGTCACAAAGTATGAAGGATGGGAGTTCCTATCACTCATTAAAGATCAAGATGGTCGATCTCGCGGCTTAATTGTTCAAGAGCTTACGTCAATGGAAATCAAGCATTTCCGTGCAGATGCTGTCATTTTGGCAACAGGTGGTCCTGGGATCATTTTCGGTAAGTCGACGAACTCTATGATCAACACAGGGTCGGCTGCGGCAGCTGTATATCAGCAAGGCGCTGCATATGCCAATGGCGAATTTATTCAAATTCATCCGACAGCAATTCCTGGAGATGACAAGTTGCGTTTGATGAGTGAGTCAGCACGTGGTGAAGGTGGCCGTGTTTGGACGTATAAAGATGGAAAACCATGGTATTTCCTCGAGGAAAAATACCCAGCGTACGGAAATCTAGTGCCTCGTGATATTGCGACACGTGAAATCTTTGACGTATGTGTTAGTCAAAAGCTTGGTATCAATGGAGAAAACATGGTGTACCTTGATTTGTCTCATAAAGATTCGCACGAGCTCGATGTTAAGCTTGGGGCGATTATTGAGATTTACGAAAAATTCATGGGCGATGATCCACGTAAAGTCCCTATGAAAATCTTCCCAGCTGTTCACTATTCAATGGGTGGTCTTTGGGTGGATGACGATCAAATGAGTAACATTCCTGGGCTTTTTGCAGCAGGTGAATGTGATTATAGCCAACACGGGGCGAACCGTCTTGGGGCCAATTCATTGCTTTCTTCCATTTTCGGTGGAATGGTGGCTGGGCCAAACGCAGTAAGTTATGTAAAAGGCCTTGATGCACTTGCACAAGACTTGCCTGATTCTCTATTTGATGAACATGTTCAGCAGGAAAAGGATCAGTTTGAAGATATTTTAAAAATGGACGGCGACGAAAACGCCTATGTCCTTCATAAAGAGCTGGGCGAGTGGATGACGGATAACGTAACGGTTGTACGACATAACGATAAGCTATTGAAAACTGATGAAAAGATTCAAGAGCTCATCGAACGCTATAGCCGAATCAATGTCAACGATACGTCAAAATGGAGCAACTCAGGTGCGATGTTTATTCGTCAATTGAAAAACATGCTTCACTTGGCGCGCGTCATTACGATCGGGGCATACAATCGTAATGAAAGTCGTGGTGCCCACTACAAGCCTGAATTCCCAGACCGTAATGATGAGGAATTCTTAAAAACAACAAAAGCAATGTTCAATCCAGTAACGCAATCGCCAGAGTTTACGTATGAGGAAGTGGATACGTCTCTCATTCCGCCTCGTAAACGTGACTACTCTCAGTCTAAGAAAGGGGCTGCATCATCATGA
- a CDS encoding DUF350 domain-containing protein has protein sequence MNAFWENDFVATAGHYSVVVLSTIVFLAVFELVTKYKNWKEIRRGNLSVAMATGGKIFGIANVFRHSIAQNDSMLEMLAWGCFGFVLLVLGYLIFEFLTPTFNIDKEIEKDNRAVGFLSLVISVGLSYVVGAGIR, from the coding sequence GTGAACGCATTTTGGGAAAATGATTTTGTGGCAACAGCTGGTCACTATAGCGTTGTCGTTCTGAGCACAATTGTTTTTTTGGCTGTGTTTGAACTGGTCACTAAGTATAAAAATTGGAAAGAAATAAGACGAGGAAATTTGTCTGTAGCGATGGCAACTGGCGGCAAAATCTTTGGGATTGCAAATGTATTTCGTCACTCGATTGCCCAAAACGATTCCATGCTTGAGATGCTGGCATGGGGCTGCTTTGGTTTCGTGCTCCTCGTTCTTGGGTACCTGATTTTTGAATTCCTAACGCCGACCTTTAATATCGACAAGGAAATCGAGAAAGACAATCGTGCTGTTGGCTTTTTGTCCCTTGTCATTTCTGTAGGTCTGTCCTATGTCGTAGGTGCTGGAATTCGCTAG
- a CDS encoding endonuclease MutS2, whose translation MNERVLKVLEFHKVRKELAKHASCSLGKERAEALHPSSDFETVKEWHAQTDEAATVVRKKGHVPMGGVSDIRPHVKRAEIGGGLNPQELSQIAQTIYGGQQIKRFIEPLAEEEIEIPFLLQLADQIHGLVELRRQIEQCIDEQGDVSDSASHALGSIRRNRRSTEARVRDKLSQMTKSSSTQKMLSDTIITIRNDRFVLPVKQEYRQSIGGLVHDQSSSGQTLFIEPQAVVGMNNELRELRLKEKEEVDRILRELSAEVALHTADLLENVETLAHFDFLFAKAFYGEAIKGSRPALDPNGYAVIKKARHPLLPYNEAIPSDIELGGDVHTMVITGPNTGGKTVTLKTFGLISLMGQSGLYIPAQDGSTIAVFENVYADIGDEQSIEQSLSTFSSHMTQIVDILKHVGTQSLVLFDELGAGTDPQEGAALAMAILDEVHKKGAHTIATTHYPELKAYGYNREGVINASVEFNTDTLKPTYRLLIGVPGRSNAFDISRRLGLAESIVSQASEQVGTESHKVNNMILSLEEARKKAEEDRNRAEERLQEVQELQRSLETELQDFQEEREVMFQKAEEKAEKSLAKAKAEAEEILQSLREMQNRAGHGVKDHELIEAKKRLEEASPKLAGGNKKAVKKPRHQNLQVGDEVKHLTFGQHGHIINKRSEDEYEVQLGVLKMKVSKADLLYISRPEPIETKPIATVRGRGPSIKTELDLRGERYEDALQRLEKYLDEAMLAGYPLVTIIHGKGTGALRKGVQQYAKNHRAVTKTRSGEAGEGGSGVTIFELK comes from the coding sequence ATGAATGAGCGTGTGCTGAAGGTGCTTGAATTTCACAAAGTTCGCAAGGAGCTTGCCAAACATGCGTCATGCTCCTTAGGCAAGGAACGGGCGGAAGCACTTCATCCATCGTCTGATTTTGAGACAGTGAAGGAGTGGCATGCCCAAACAGACGAAGCAGCCACTGTTGTTCGGAAAAAAGGTCACGTACCCATGGGGGGCGTCTCAGACATTCGTCCCCACGTCAAACGGGCTGAAATTGGTGGAGGCTTGAACCCACAAGAATTAAGTCAAATTGCGCAAACCATCTACGGGGGACAGCAAATTAAGCGATTTATTGAACCATTGGCTGAAGAAGAAATCGAGATTCCCTTTTTGCTTCAATTGGCTGATCAAATTCATGGATTGGTAGAGCTCAGACGACAGATTGAGCAATGCATTGATGAACAGGGGGACGTGTCCGATTCTGCAAGTCATGCTCTAGGTTCGATTCGCCGCAACCGGCGGTCAACCGAAGCCCGAGTGAGGGATAAATTGTCTCAGATGACAAAATCGTCTTCAACACAAAAAATGTTGTCAGATACAATTATTACAATTAGAAATGACCGTTTTGTGCTTCCAGTGAAGCAGGAATACCGCCAGTCAATTGGTGGACTCGTTCATGATCAATCTTCTTCTGGGCAAACGTTGTTTATCGAACCGCAGGCTGTTGTTGGGATGAACAATGAACTTAGGGAACTACGATTAAAGGAGAAAGAAGAGGTGGATCGAATTCTCAGAGAACTGTCGGCTGAAGTTGCCCTTCATACGGCAGATCTGCTTGAGAATGTTGAAACACTTGCCCATTTCGACTTTTTATTTGCCAAAGCGTTCTACGGAGAAGCAATAAAAGGCAGTCGCCCTGCACTTGACCCTAATGGGTATGCTGTTATTAAAAAGGCGAGACACCCCCTACTTCCTTATAACGAAGCGATCCCAAGTGACATTGAGCTTGGAGGCGATGTGCACACGATGGTGATTACCGGTCCAAATACAGGTGGGAAAACAGTGACATTAAAGACGTTTGGTCTCATTTCTTTAATGGGTCAATCAGGCTTGTACATTCCTGCACAAGATGGCTCAACGATTGCTGTGTTTGAAAATGTCTATGCAGATATCGGTGATGAACAATCCATCGAGCAGAGCTTAAGTACATTTTCTTCTCATATGACGCAAATCGTTGATATTTTAAAGCATGTCGGTACCCAATCACTTGTGCTATTTGATGAGCTTGGCGCTGGGACGGACCCTCAAGAAGGCGCAGCGCTTGCCATGGCTATTTTGGATGAGGTGCACAAAAAAGGCGCACACACCATTGCGACCACGCATTATCCAGAGTTGAAAGCGTATGGCTATAATAGAGAAGGTGTCATCAATGCGTCAGTTGAATTTAACACAGACACACTAAAACCGACGTATCGTTTGTTAATCGGTGTCCCTGGACGAAGCAATGCATTTGATATTTCAAGACGACTCGGCCTCGCTGAAAGCATTGTCTCGCAAGCATCAGAGCAAGTCGGTACGGAAAGCCACAAAGTAAATAATATGATTCTCTCGCTTGAAGAAGCAAGGAAAAAAGCCGAAGAGGACCGAAACAGAGCTGAGGAACGCTTACAAGAGGTACAGGAATTACAAAGGTCGCTTGAAACTGAGCTGCAAGACTTCCAAGAAGAACGTGAAGTCATGTTCCAAAAAGCAGAAGAAAAGGCTGAGAAATCACTAGCGAAAGCAAAGGCTGAAGCAGAGGAAATTTTGCAATCATTACGCGAGATGCAAAATCGAGCAGGCCACGGTGTGAAGGATCATGAGCTGATTGAAGCAAAGAAACGTCTTGAAGAGGCAAGCCCTAAGTTAGCTGGAGGGAACAAAAAAGCAGTTAAAAAACCTCGTCATCAAAACCTTCAGGTCGGTGACGAAGTGAAGCATCTGACGTTTGGGCAGCATGGCCATATTATTAATAAACGTAGTGAAGACGAATATGAAGTGCAGCTCGGTGTGCTAAAAATGAAAGTAAGCAAAGCTGATCTGCTTTATATCTCACGACCAGAGCCGATTGAAACGAAGCCAATTGCAACTGTGCGTGGGAGAGGACCATCCATAAAGACAGAGTTAGATTTAAGAGGCGAGCGCTACGAGGACGCCTTGCAAAGGCTGGAAAAATACCTTGATGAAGCGATGCTCGCGGGGTATCCGCTCGTCACGATTATTCATGGCAAAGGGACTGGAGCTTTACGCAAGGGCGTACAGCAATATGCTAAGAACCATCGGGCTGTGACAAAGACACGATCTGGAGAAGCCGGAGAAGGCGGTAGCGGCGTGACCATATTTGAGCTTAAATAA
- a CDS encoding succinate dehydrogenase cytochrome b558 subunit, with translation MAANSEYINRRLHSLLGVIPVGLFLIQHLVVNNFATRGPEAFNTAAHFMESLPFRYALEIFIIFLPLLFHAIYGLYIAFTAKNNVSRFGYFRNWMFMLQRITGVITLIFVAWHVWETRLAAQFFDVPVNFDMMATIFESNFMIWFYIIGVISTTFHFANGLWSFAVTWGITVTPRAQRIASYVSIIIFLVLSFIGVRSILAFIV, from the coding sequence ATGGCAGCTAATTCGGAGTACATCAATCGCCGGCTGCATTCATTATTGGGAGTCATTCCGGTAGGCCTGTTTTTAATTCAGCATTTAGTCGTCAACAATTTTGCGACGAGAGGTCCTGAAGCATTTAACACGGCCGCACACTTTATGGAAAGTTTACCTTTTCGTTACGCATTGGAGATCTTCATTATCTTTCTTCCGCTGCTTTTTCACGCAATTTATGGTCTATATATTGCTTTTACAGCGAAAAACAATGTGAGCCGGTTTGGATATTTCAGAAACTGGATGTTTATGCTGCAACGAATCACAGGCGTGATCACGCTCATTTTTGTCGCTTGGCATGTGTGGGAAACACGCCTAGCCGCACAATTTTTTGATGTGCCAGTCAATTTTGATATGATGGCAACTATTTTTGAAAGCAATTTCATGATCTGGTTTTATATCATTGGTGTCATTTCAACGACGTTCCACTTTGCGAATGGTCTTTGGTCATTTGCTGTCACCTGGGGGATTACAGTTACGCCGAGAGCCCAGCGAATTGCATCGTACGTTTCCATCATTATCTTTCTTGTGTTATCGTTTATCGGCGTTCGAAGCATTCTCGCTTTTATCGTGTAA
- the trxA gene encoding thioredoxin — MAVVHVTDTNFREETGDGLVLVDFWATWCGPCKMIAPVLDELSEDLNGKVKIAKIDVDENQETAGQYGVMSIPTMLVFKNGEVVDKAVGYQPKEALAELLAKHQ; from the coding sequence ATGGCAGTTGTACATGTAACAGACACGAATTTCCGAGAAGAAACAGGGGACGGCCTTGTTCTCGTTGACTTTTGGGCGACTTGGTGTGGTCCTTGTAAAATGATCGCTCCAGTTCTAGATGAATTAAGCGAAGACCTTAATGGAAAAGTGAAAATCGCAAAAATTGACGTAGATGAAAATCAGGAAACAGCTGGTCAATACGGAGTGATGAGCATTCCGACAATGCTCGTATTTAAAAACGGTGAAGTTGTCGACAAAGCGGTTGGCTATCAGCCGAAGGAAGCTTTGGCTGAGCTGCTCGCAAAACATCAATAA
- the polX gene encoding DNA polymerase/3'-5' exonuclease PolX, with protein sequence MNKKDIIHVLETIALLLEIKGENGFKVSAYRKAAVALEDEERSLAEIEDPGALKGIGKGTAQVIDDLIQLGHSPLLEELQQSVPEGLPPLLDLPGLGGKKIAKLHQELGVHDAPSLKAACEQQKVSSLAGFGAKTEANILRALEERDQGPQRHSYASVRSLVKEFAEVVKAIPDVERVEVGGSFRRVEETVKDLDFVVATSRPAMVSQALTSLSLAEEVIVAGDTKVTLRLKKPSIQVDVRLVSSDQFASTLHHFTGSKEHNVKLRQLAKERGEKISEYGIETATGIVTPETEQAFYDHFGLPMMSPELREGKKEFTHQNELSTLVRLEDIQGDLHMHTTWSDGAYSVKEMALAAKEKGYSYIVITDHSKYLRVARGLTVEQIRRQREEIDRVNDEIDGIHLFKGTDMDILPDGTLDYEDDVLKGLDFVIASIHSSFSQSSDKLMMRLETALKNEHVHMIAHPTGRLVGKREGYQVDVDALIHVAAETQTVLELNGNPMRFDLAPYWLEKAKRAGVQMAVSTDAHNIDMLADMAVGVKTARKAFLTKEDLLNTTSLQAFKEWLKVH encoded by the coding sequence TTGAATAAAAAAGACATCATCCACGTGTTAGAGACAATAGCTCTTCTTCTTGAGATTAAAGGAGAAAACGGCTTTAAAGTATCAGCGTATCGAAAAGCGGCTGTTGCTCTTGAGGATGAAGAGCGCAGCCTTGCTGAAATAGAAGATCCTGGGGCGTTAAAAGGGATCGGGAAAGGGACCGCACAAGTGATTGATGACTTGATTCAACTAGGTCACTCTCCGTTGCTTGAGGAGCTCCAGCAATCTGTCCCTGAAGGTTTGCCGCCACTGCTAGACTTGCCAGGGCTCGGAGGGAAGAAAATTGCTAAATTGCATCAGGAGCTCGGCGTTCATGATGCCCCCTCCTTAAAAGCGGCATGTGAACAGCAAAAGGTGAGTAGCTTAGCGGGATTTGGAGCAAAAACAGAGGCGAATATTTTGCGTGCTCTCGAAGAACGTGACCAAGGTCCCCAGCGGCATTCGTATGCCTCCGTTCGCTCATTGGTCAAAGAATTTGCTGAAGTCGTCAAAGCTATTCCTGACGTAGAACGGGTTGAGGTAGGGGGAAGTTTCCGGCGTGTGGAAGAGACGGTAAAGGATCTTGATTTTGTTGTAGCTACATCACGGCCAGCAATGGTTAGTCAAGCACTGACGTCCTTGTCCTTAGCTGAAGAGGTTATCGTAGCTGGGGATACGAAGGTGACGCTCCGCCTGAAAAAACCGTCTATCCAAGTGGACGTTAGACTCGTATCGAGTGACCAATTCGCGTCAACCTTACATCATTTCACTGGTTCGAAAGAGCATAACGTGAAATTGCGCCAGCTTGCGAAAGAACGTGGTGAAAAAATTTCCGAGTATGGCATTGAAACCGCGACCGGTATTGTTACTCCAGAAACCGAGCAAGCTTTTTATGACCATTTTGGTTTGCCAATGATGTCGCCAGAACTGCGTGAAGGCAAGAAAGAATTTACACATCAGAACGAACTTTCTACGCTTGTTCGTCTTGAGGACATCCAAGGTGACTTGCACATGCATACGACATGGAGCGACGGCGCGTATTCTGTCAAAGAGATGGCGTTAGCCGCAAAAGAGAAAGGCTATTCTTATATCGTAATTACCGATCATTCAAAGTATTTACGAGTAGCCAGAGGACTGACTGTGGAGCAAATTCGTCGTCAGCGTGAAGAAATAGATCGCGTCAATGACGAGATTGATGGCATCCATCTTTTTAAAGGCACCGATATGGACATTTTGCCGGATGGAACTCTCGACTATGAAGATGACGTTCTCAAAGGACTTGATTTTGTCATTGCATCTATTCATTCCTCATTCTCACAGTCTAGTGATAAACTAATGATGAGACTTGAAACAGCCTTGAAGAATGAGCATGTGCATATGATTGCTCATCCAACAGGGCGCCTCGTTGGAAAGCGAGAAGGGTATCAGGTGGATGTAGACGCATTAATCCATGTTGCGGCAGAAACACAAACAGTGCTAGAGCTTAACGGAAATCCCATGCGATTTGATCTCGCGCCTTACTGGCTGGAGAAGGCCAAACGTGCAGGGGTTCAAATGGCAGTTTCTACAGATGCGCATAATATCGACATGCTAGCAGATATGGCGGTTGGTGTAAAAACAGCAAGAAAAGCCTTTTTAACAAAAGAGGATCTACTTAATACAACCTCCCTTCAGGCATTTAAAGAGTGGCTGAAGGTGCATTAA
- a CDS encoding DUF2507 domain-containing protein has product MSNQSQDEKNENDVQVTATPFSIRLLRQELLPELLGEQQQMVLYYSGKRLARKFPLETLDECPVFFHKAEWGQLRLIKQKKSQLIFELSNSLLLEKKNHSPQALFSLEAGFLAETVASIMNGEAEATVGEATRDGIVPITVEWYAF; this is encoded by the coding sequence ATGTCAAATCAATCGCAAGACGAAAAAAATGAAAACGATGTCCAAGTGACAGCGACCCCTTTTTCAATTCGGCTTTTACGTCAGGAACTTCTTCCAGAATTACTTGGAGAACAACAACAAATGGTCCTTTACTACAGTGGCAAACGGTTAGCTCGTAAATTTCCTTTAGAGACGCTAGACGAGTGTCCGGTTTTCTTTCATAAAGCGGAATGGGGTCAGCTTCGTTTAATCAAACAGAAAAAAAGCCAGCTTATCTTTGAACTCTCCAACTCTTTATTGCTCGAGAAAAAAAATCATTCCCCACAAGCCCTTTTTTCCCTTGAAGCCGGATTTTTGGCCGAAACGGTAGCGTCCATCATGAATGGAGAAGCTGAAGCGACTGTGGGTGAAGCCACCCGTGATGGGATCGTCCCAATCACGGTGGAATGGTACGCGTTTTAG
- a CDS encoding helix-turn-helix domain-containing protein, whose translation MRDKDYQPKPLLTKREREVFELLVQDKTTREIAGELFISEKTVRNHISNAMQKLGVKGRSQAVVELLRMGELTL comes from the coding sequence TTGAGAGATAAAGATTATCAACCGAAGCCGTTGCTAACAAAAAGAGAACGAGAAGTCTTTGAGCTATTGGTTCAAGACAAAACTACGAGGGAAATCGCTGGCGAATTGTTTATCAGCGAAAAAACCGTACGAAACCATATTTCTAATGCAATGCAGAAACTTGGGGTCAAAGGACGTTCTCAGGCTGTTGTTGAGCTGCTACGGATGGGCGAATTAACACTATAG
- the uvrC gene encoding excinuclease ABC subunit UvrC produces the protein MLKEKLQILPAQPGCYLMKNQHNQVIYVGKAKNLRNRVRSYFTGSHDGKTLRLVQNITDFEYIVTSSEFEALLLEMNLIKKYDPKYNVMLKDDKSYPFIKITKEKYPRLLITRNVKRDGGKYFGPYPNAYAATETKKLLDRLYPLRKCDKLPDKVCLYYHIGQCLAPCVYQVAKEKTQDIVQDITHFLNGGFHDIKGQLQQKMESAAAKLEFERAKEFRDQMQHITAVMEKQQMMTNDMTTKDIFHYAFDKGWMCVQVFFVRHGKLIERDVSMFPFYAEPEEDFMTFLGQFYTKSHHIKPKEIWLPEGTDAAIAERLLEVKTVQPKRGKKKELLDLALKNAQLALQEKFKLIERDEERTIRAVEQIGQTLQIPYPERIEAFDNSNIHGTDAVSAMIVFEDGKPNKKDYRKYKIKTVKGPDDYASMQEVIRRRYTRILREGGRLPDLIVIDGGKGHMSAAKEVLENELDLSIPICGLAKDKKHKTADMLFGEPAMIIPLERNSQAFYLLQRIQDEVHRFAISFHRQLRGKNAFQSSLDGVKGVGEKRKKMLLKHFGSVKQLKMASFEELTTAGLPKDAATALLAHFQEAETVEKDS, from the coding sequence GTGTTAAAAGAAAAACTACAGATTTTGCCTGCGCAGCCAGGATGTTATCTTATGAAAAATCAGCACAATCAAGTGATCTACGTAGGGAAAGCTAAAAATTTACGAAACCGAGTACGCTCGTATTTTACTGGTTCCCACGATGGCAAAACGCTTCGGCTTGTACAAAACATTACCGATTTTGAATACATTGTCACATCGTCTGAATTTGAAGCTTTGCTTCTCGAAATGAACCTGATCAAAAAATACGATCCAAAATACAATGTCATGCTAAAGGATGACAAAAGCTATCCATTTATAAAAATTACAAAAGAAAAGTACCCGCGCTTGTTGATCACAAGAAATGTCAAAAGAGACGGCGGCAAATATTTCGGACCTTATCCAAATGCGTATGCCGCAACAGAAACCAAAAAGCTTTTAGATCGTTTGTACCCACTTCGGAAATGTGACAAGCTCCCTGATAAAGTGTGCTTGTATTACCATATAGGGCAATGTTTAGCTCCTTGTGTATACCAAGTAGCCAAGGAAAAGACGCAGGATATTGTTCAGGACATCACCCATTTTCTAAATGGCGGCTTTCATGACATTAAAGGGCAACTGCAGCAAAAGATGGAGAGTGCTGCAGCAAAGCTTGAATTTGAACGAGCGAAGGAATTCCGAGATCAAATGCAACATATTACGGCTGTCATGGAAAAGCAGCAAATGATGACAAACGACATGACGACAAAAGATATTTTTCACTATGCCTTTGATAAGGGTTGGATGTGTGTGCAGGTCTTTTTCGTCCGTCATGGCAAGTTGATTGAACGCGATGTAAGCATGTTCCCGTTTTACGCAGAACCAGAAGAGGACTTTATGACGTTTTTAGGGCAGTTTTATACGAAAAGCCATCATATCAAACCGAAAGAAATCTGGTTGCCTGAGGGGACTGACGCGGCTATTGCGGAACGTTTGCTCGAAGTGAAGACAGTACAGCCGAAACGGGGCAAGAAAAAAGAGTTGCTTGATCTTGCACTAAAAAATGCCCAGCTTGCCTTACAGGAAAAATTTAAATTAATTGAGCGCGACGAAGAGCGTACAATTCGAGCTGTAGAACAAATTGGCCAAACGCTTCAAATTCCCTATCCAGAACGGATTGAGGCTTTTGACAACTCCAATATTCACGGCACAGATGCGGTATCCGCCATGATTGTGTTTGAAGATGGAAAGCCGAACAAAAAAGATTATCGAAAATACAAGATCAAGACGGTGAAAGGACCAGACGACTATGCTTCCATGCAAGAAGTCATACGTCGAAGATACACAAGGATTCTGCGAGAAGGTGGGAGACTGCCAGACCTTATTGTCATTGATGGGGGCAAAGGGCATATGAGCGCAGCGAAGGAAGTCCTTGAAAATGAATTGGATTTGTCTATCCCTATTTGTGGTTTAGCGAAGGATAAAAAGCATAAAACGGCGGATATGCTCTTTGGAGAGCCAGCGATGATTATCCCACTTGAGCGGAATTCTCAAGCGTTTTATTTACTGCAAAGAATTCAAGACGAGGTGCATCGATTTGCCATTTCCTTTCATCGACAGCTTCGTGGCAAAAATGCGTTTCAATCGTCATTGGATGGTGTAAAAGGGGTTGGTGAAAAGCGTAAGAAAATGCTTCTGAAGCATTTTGGAAGTGTCAAGCAACTAAAAATGGCCAGCTTCGAGGAGCTGACCACGGCGGGGCTGCCAAAGGATGCCGCCACCGCATTGCTTGCCCATTTCCAAGAAGCAGAGACCGTAGAGAAAGACAGCTAA
- the sdhB gene encoding succinate dehydrogenase iron-sulfur subunit, protein MSEKVIHLIITRQENPNAEPYDEEFSIPYRENMNIISALMEIRRNPVSKSGQRTTPVQWDMNCLEEVCGACSMVINGSPRQSCTALIDQFEQPIRLKPMTTFPVVRDLMIDRSRMFDSLKKVKAWIPIDGTYDLGPGPRMPERRRQWAYELSKCMTCGVCLEACPNVNSKSNFIGPAAISQVRLFNAHPTGEMNKEERLEALMGDGGISNCGNSQNCVEACPKGIPLTTSIASMNRQTNIQSFKSFFGQ, encoded by the coding sequence ATGAGTGAAAAGGTCATTCACCTGATCATCACTCGGCAGGAAAACCCAAATGCTGAGCCGTATGATGAGGAATTTTCAATTCCCTACCGTGAGAACATGAACATTATCTCCGCCTTAATGGAAATCCGTCGGAACCCGGTCAGTAAAAGCGGGCAACGGACAACCCCAGTTCAGTGGGATATGAACTGTCTGGAAGAGGTGTGTGGAGCTTGTTCAATGGTCATCAATGGCTCCCCAAGACAGTCTTGTACGGCGCTCATTGATCAATTTGAACAGCCGATCCGACTCAAGCCGATGACCACCTTTCCTGTGGTACGAGATTTAATGATTGATCGTAGCCGCATGTTTGATTCCTTGAAAAAGGTGAAGGCATGGATTCCAATTGACGGCACGTACGATCTTGGACCAGGTCCAAGAATGCCGGAACGACGTCGTCAGTGGGCGTACGAGCTTTCAAAATGTATGACGTGTGGTGTCTGTTTAGAGGCTTGTCCTAACGTCAACAGTAAATCAAACTTTATTGGACCAGCTGCCATCTCGCAAGTGCGCTTGTTTAATGCTCATCCAACCGGTGAGATGAACAAAGAAGAACGTCTAGAAGCCTTGATGGGTGATGGCGGTATAAGCAATTGCGGAAATTCACAAAACTGCGTAGAGGCTTGCCCTAAAGGGATTCCTTTAACAACGTCCATTGCGTCAATGAACCGCCAAACGAACATTCAATCCTTTAAAAGCTTTTTTGGACAATAA